Proteins from a single region of Hydrogenimonas thermophila:
- a CDS encoding DUF1104 domain-containing protein, whose translation MRFIISILLVFTIVWSIDYSDRSTQELIASLAYEKSTNIPIILHELKKRELTMSPKEKKEYKKVLKKLKDESQK comes from the coding sequence ATGAGATTTATAATATCTATACTTCTTGTTTTCACAATAGTTTGGAGTATAGATTATTCCGATAGAAGTACGCAAGAGCTCATAGCTTCTCTTGCATATGAAAAGAGTACTAATATACCAATCATTTTACACGAACTAAAAAAAAGGGAGTTGACAATGTCTCCGAAAGAGAAAAAAGAGTATAAAAAGGTTTTAAAAAAGTTAAAAGATGAGTCACAAAAGTAA
- a CDS encoding c-type cytochrome has protein sequence MKKITLALMLAGAASLAMADGAALFKKCAGCHGAHGEKHALGKSAVIAGMDVATIEKDLKGYKAGTLNKHGMGMLMKGQVASLSDADIKALAEYIHGLK, from the coding sequence ATGAAAAAAATTACTCTTGCTCTTATGTTAGCTGGCGCAGCAAGCCTTGCAATGGCTGATGGAGCTGCTCTATTTAAAAAATGTGCTGGATGCCATGGTGCACACGGTGAGAAACATGCTCTTGGAAAATCTGCTGTTATCGCAGGTATGGATGTTGCTACTATTGAAAAAGATTTAAAAGGATACAAAGCAGGAACTCTTAACAAGCATGGAATGGGAATGCTAATGAAAGGTCAAGTTGCTTCTCTTAGCGATGCTGACATCAAAGCTCTTGCAGAGTACATTCACGGATTGAAGTAA
- a CDS encoding tetratricopeptide repeat protein, with protein MSKYFEMASKLYQDGDKVSAFNSFLELAIDGDADAQAMVAYMLENAEGCDANLEEAVEWYKKAADQGQSIAHFNLGQILRSGKAGSVDESAAFNHFMKSAHAGNLHAMFEVAQMLENGIGTPKSLERAASWYETAARYGHTEAQNSIGAMYQEGHGVPQDYAKAFEWYEKAANEGHPRAMYNLGMLYDKGWGVARDHEKALEWCRKAAHAGHEKAKGIIRRLQEEGKIVF; from the coding sequence ATGAGTAAATATTTTGAGATGGCATCTAAGCTTTATCAGGATGGTGATAAAGTATCGGCGTTTAATTCCTTTTTAGAGTTGGCTATTGACGGTGATGCTGATGCACAGGCAATGGTTGCTTATATGCTTGAAAATGCTGAAGGATGTGATGCTAATCTTGAAGAAGCAGTTGAATGGTATAAAAAGGCAGCTGATCAGGGACAATCTATAGCTCACTTTAATCTTGGGCAGATTTTACGTAGTGGAAAAGCCGGCAGTGTCGATGAGTCTGCAGCTTTTAACCATTTTATGAAATCAGCTCACGCTGGTAATCTGCATGCGATGTTTGAAGTAGCACAAATGCTTGAAAATGGTATAGGTACTCCAAAAAGTCTTGAACGAGCTGCAAGTTGGTATGAAACAGCTGCAAGGTATGGTCATACAGAAGCTCAAAACTCTATTGGTGCAATGTATCAAGAGGGTCATGGCGTTCCTCAAGATTATGCAAAAGCATTTGAGTGGTATGAAAAGGCAGCTAACGAAGGACATCCAAGAGCAATGTATAATCTTGGTATGCTTTATGACAAAGGCTGGGGTGTTGCAAGAGACCATGAAAAAGCATTAGAGTGGTGCAGAAAAGCTGCTCATGCTGGTCATGAGAAGGCGAAAGGAATTATTCGCCGTCTTCAAGAAGAGGGTAAGATTGTATTTTAG
- a CDS encoding PAS domain S-box protein, producing the protein MHEIDFKDLVENSDDIIWQTDAEGRITYINRAVERELGYKREEILGALIPPYIPKKEKVGFEKISYYLRKVSPRSFEGLIQPRQHKDGRILFFEMRGKPFFDKNGKLLGYRGINRKLPYGITTKKILNKQIIAEHLILESIVNTLPIRIFWKDKYFRYLGANRLFLQDIGINTLEELIGKDDYTLLKSENAEVCRRGDLQTLHTGRDIYGIEEVIYTNDGNKIYISLYKTPLKDKFGNIFGILGAYIDITKLKEQEIQLKENTYRLKEAQQMAKVGYWDFNLSDQTIQFCIETYRIFGYAPSEKSITLKTFLRHIIPEDRDTLLQKVKKTIENRDIEYDNIFKIIKKDRTEAILHSRARVIYDEGDKPIQIRGMIQDITESYKLQKENEEKQALLMHQTRLAQMGQLLNNIAHQWKQPLAELNALILDMDTDFSQNKLTKESFNCYFEQFEKITEFMGDTIKSFQEYTAPSKELTLIEPIKVLDEALIMLRSRIKEIGANVNIKRSNNVKIVGTRQDILHLFLVLINNSLDAFYYRKIQYPKIDITFKIFTEEDIHRCEISVSDNAGGIEPHIAKQIFDPYFTTKFREKGRGIGLYIAKMIVENRMQGSLKLIDARKSLFKIDLKGVI; encoded by the coding sequence ATGCACGAAATAGATTTCAAAGATTTAGTAGAAAATAGTGATGATATCATCTGGCAAACAGATGCGGAAGGGCGTATAACTTACATCAATAGAGCTGTAGAAAGAGAGCTTGGCTATAAACGTGAGGAGATTTTAGGAGCTTTAATTCCTCCTTATATTCCAAAAAAAGAAAAAGTTGGGTTTGAAAAAATATCTTACTATTTAAGAAAAGTCTCTCCACGAAGTTTTGAAGGATTGATTCAACCAAGACAACATAAAGATGGTCGTATACTATTTTTTGAGATGAGAGGAAAACCTTTTTTTGATAAAAATGGAAAACTTCTTGGATATAGAGGAATAAATCGAAAACTTCCTTATGGAATAACTACAAAAAAGATACTAAATAAGCAAATTATTGCTGAACATTTAATTCTTGAGTCAATTGTAAATACTCTTCCTATTCGTATTTTCTGGAAAGATAAATATTTTCGATACCTTGGAGCTAATCGTCTTTTTCTACAAGATATTGGAATTAACACTCTTGAAGAGCTGATAGGCAAAGATGACTATACACTTCTAAAATCTGAAAATGCAGAAGTTTGCAGAAGAGGAGATTTACAAACTCTACATACTGGAAGAGACATATATGGAATAGAAGAGGTTATCTATACTAATGATGGTAACAAAATATACATTTCACTTTACAAAACTCCTCTTAAAGACAAATTTGGCAACATTTTTGGAATTTTAGGAGCTTATATAGATATAACAAAACTTAAAGAGCAGGAAATTCAACTAAAAGAGAATACTTACCGACTTAAAGAAGCCCAACAAATGGCAAAAGTTGGTTATTGGGATTTTAATCTTTCAGATCAAACTATACAATTTTGTATAGAAACTTATAGAATTTTTGGATATGCCCCTTCTGAAAAATCAATAACACTTAAAACATTTCTTCGGCACATTATTCCTGAAGATAGAGATACCCTACTCCAAAAAGTAAAAAAAACTATTGAAAATAGAGATATTGAATATGACAATATCTTTAAAATTATTAAAAAAGATAGAACAGAAGCCATTTTACATTCACGTGCAAGAGTTATATATGATGAAGGAGATAAACCTATTCAGATAAGAGGAATGATACAAGATATAACTGAATCATACAAATTGCAAAAAGAGAATGAAGAGAAGCAAGCACTACTAATGCACCAAACACGTCTGGCACAGATGGGACAGCTTTTAAATAATATTGCTCATCAATGGAAACAACCTCTTGCTGAACTAAATGCACTAATTTTAGATATGGATACTGATTTTAGTCAAAATAAGCTTACAAAAGAGAGTTTTAACTGCTATTTTGAACAGTTTGAGAAAATAACAGAATTTATGGGTGATACAATCAAAAGTTTTCAAGAATACACAGCTCCTTCAAAAGAGTTAACTCTGATTGAACCAATAAAAGTACTAGATGAAGCACTAATAATGTTACGTTCACGTATTAAAGAGATTGGTGCAAATGTAAATATTAAACGAAGCAACAATGTAAAAATAGTTGGAACAAGACAAGATATACTTCATCTTTTTTTGGTACTTATAAATAATTCACTTGATGCTTTCTATTATCGTAAAATTCAATATCCAAAAATAGATATAACATTTAAAATATTTACAGAAGAAGATATACACAGATGTGAAATTTCTGTTAGTGATAACGCCGGTGGAATAGAACCTCACATAGCAAAACAGATTTTTGATCCATACTTTACTACCAAATTCAGAGAGAAAGGAAGAGGCATAGGTCTTTATATTGCAAAAATGATTGTAGAAAATCGAATGCAAGGCTCACTTAAACTTATTGATGCAAGAAAAAGCTTATTTAAAATTGATTTGAAAGGTGTTATATGA
- a CDS encoding response regulator transcription factor, with translation MSHKSKIFLLEDDTNLSDTITEFLEDEGFEVDTVFDSEEAEEKLYENNYDLLLLDVNIPGKNGFEILKEARKQGIDTPAIFITSLNSIENLEEGYESGADDYIRKPFALKELLLRITTLLKRSFSHKNSQLIKISQNIEYDTISNTLYMNGKPVSLQPKELLLLKLFLSHPNEVIAHETIYDRLWGYDEIPSESALRTYIKNLRKVIGKEKIVSIKRYGYKYLPE, from the coding sequence ATGAGTCACAAAAGTAAAATATTCCTTCTTGAAGATGACACAAATCTATCTGATACGATAACAGAGTTTTTAGAAGATGAAGGTTTTGAAGTAGATACTGTTTTTGACAGTGAAGAAGCAGAAGAGAAGCTATATGAAAACAATTATGACCTTCTGCTTCTGGATGTAAATATTCCAGGTAAAAATGGTTTTGAAATTTTAAAAGAAGCAAGAAAACAAGGAATTGATACACCTGCAATATTTATAACTTCACTAAATTCAATTGAAAATTTAGAAGAAGGATACGAAAGCGGTGCAGATGACTACATTCGAAAGCCATTTGCACTAAAAGAGCTTCTTTTGCGCATTACAACACTTTTAAAAAGAAGTTTTTCACATAAGAACAGTCAGCTTATAAAGATTTCTCAAAATATCGAGTATGACACTATAAGCAATACTTTATATATGAACGGTAAACCTGTATCTTTGCAACCTAAAGAGTTATTACTTTTAAAACTATTTTTGAGCCATCCAAATGAGGTAATTGCTCACGAAACCATTTATGATAGGTTATGGGGATATGATGAAATACCAAGCGAATCAGCACTTCGTACCTACATTAAAAATTTGCGAAAAGTGATAGGAAAAGAGAAAATTGTCAGCATTAAAAGATACGGATACAAATATTTACCAGAGTGA
- the trxC gene encoding thioredoxin TrxC: MSTIHIVCPHCHKTNRIPVKESYNKANCGHCRQSLLDTHPIELTPQTFNTHIQNSDIPVVVDFWAPWCGPCRMMAPAFEEAAAQFPLKAQFAKVNTEEYGQLAAPFGIRGIPTIIIFKNGQEVDRVSGALSAGQIVQLVSRHIG, from the coding sequence ATGTCAACTATTCATATAGTATGCCCACATTGTCATAAAACCAATAGAATTCCAGTTAAAGAGAGTTACAATAAAGCAAATTGCGGTCATTGCCGTCAATCACTTCTTGACACACATCCTATTGAACTAACACCTCAAACATTTAATACACATATTCAAAACAGCGATATTCCCGTTGTAGTAGATTTTTGGGCTCCTTGGTGCGGTCCTTGTCGTATGATGGCACCAGCTTTCGAAGAGGCAGCAGCACAATTCCCTTTAAAAGCACAGTTTGCAAAAGTCAATACAGAAGAGTACGGACAGTTAGCAGCTCCATTTGGCATTAGGGGTATTCCTACTATCATAATTTTTAAAAATGGACAAGAGGTTGATCGGGTAAGCGGTGCTCTTTCTGCCGGACAAATTGTTCAACTGGTATCACGTCATATAGGCTAA
- a CDS encoding response regulator produces MNQKKGYTVLFAEDEEIIRKAYLNFLSYYFENVIVAEDGKEAFELYKKYNPDLVITDIVMPKIDGLTLIKMIRQNDDITRTILLTAYSEQEQLLKATELNITKYLIKPVRKQAFKEALDRAISQLEKINDSILSLIGNFSFHKKDQLLMYNGEPIPLSRNEQLFISILTSEPTCFFPIAKISEQFYLRYNKDLSNDAIKSLIKRLKKKLPDKLIENRFGMGYRILK; encoded by the coding sequence ATGAACCAAAAAAAGGGGTATACTGTTCTGTTTGCAGAAGATGAAGAGATTATAAGAAAGGCTTACCTAAATTTTCTTTCATACTATTTTGAAAATGTTATTGTGGCAGAAGATGGCAAAGAAGCATTTGAGCTATATAAAAAATATAATCCAGACCTTGTAATTACAGATATTGTAATGCCTAAAATAGATGGGTTAACATTAATAAAAATGATACGACAAAATGATGATATTACAAGAACAATCCTTTTAACTGCATACAGCGAACAAGAACAACTACTCAAAGCAACTGAATTAAATATTACAAAATACCTTATAAAACCTGTAAGAAAACAGGCTTTTAAAGAAGCACTTGATCGGGCTATTTCTCAACTGGAAAAAATCAATGATTCTATTTTATCACTTATTGGAAACTTCTCTTTTCATAAAAAAGATCAATTACTTATGTACAATGGGGAGCCTATTCCTCTAAGCAGAAATGAACAACTATTTATTTCCATTCTTACATCGGAACCAACCTGCTTTTTTCCTATTGCAAAAATCAGTGAACAATTTTACTTAAGGTACAATAAAGATTTAAGTAATGATGCTATTAAATCACTTATTAAGCGTCTGAAAAAAAAGCTTCCTGATAAATTAATAGAGAATCGCTTCGGTATGGGGTATCGAATTTTAAAATAA
- a CDS encoding YchJ family protein, whose translation MQIDCPCGLGKTYDECCGKYHKGDAAPTTAEALMRSRYSAYAMKKVDYIVHTALVLDNKTAIEEWMERVKFVKLEIVRTQRGKALDKKGVVEFKAWFEAEGKIEVLHEVSAFVKRKGRWFYDESNSFTP comes from the coding sequence ATGCAAATTGATTGTCCTTGTGGTTTAGGTAAAACATATGATGAGTGTTGTGGAAAGTACCATAAAGGAGATGCAGCTCCTACAACAGCTGAAGCATTGATGAGATCTCGATATAGTGCATATGCCATGAAAAAAGTTGATTATATAGTGCATACAGCGCTTGTATTAGACAATAAAACTGCAATAGAAGAGTGGATGGAACGTGTAAAATTTGTAAAACTAGAAATTGTGCGTACTCAACGTGGAAAAGCTCTTGATAAAAAGGGAGTTGTAGAGTTTAAAGCATGGTTTGAAGCTGAAGGTAAAATAGAAGTATTGCATGAAGTTTCAGCCTTTGTCAAACGCAAAGGCCGATGGTTTTATGATGAGAGTAACTCTTTTACACCTTAG
- a CDS encoding cytochrome C, producing MKKLLTMVAAGFVAMSFMATSASADVAKGQKIYSKKVKKLCGFNGAKFAAKHSQDEWEEIYEDGKFAEEMGKLCPKGAKIFTSDKFKKYLKDLYDFSYEYANDSGNVPSC from the coding sequence ATGAAAAAGCTACTTACAATGGTTGCAGCAGGATTTGTTGCAATGAGTTTCATGGCAACTTCTGCATCTGCAGATGTAGCTAAAGGTCAAAAGATCTATAGCAAAAAAGTAAAAAAACTTTGTGGATTCAATGGTGCAAAGTTTGCTGCTAAACACTCTCAAGATGAGTGGGAAGAGATTTATGAAGATGGAAAATTTGCAGAAGAGATGGGTAAACTATGCCCAAAAGGTGCAAAAATTTTCACTAGTGACAAATTTAAAAAATATTTGAAAGATCTTTATGATTTTTCATATGAATATGCAAATGACAGTGGAAACGTTCCATCTTGCTAA
- a CDS encoding AEC family transporter, with translation MISLLISILGIYFFVMLGSIAKWHFKNELQERSLILVSVYILQPFLTFWGLTTRPFEPDIFEAPIWYLIIVLSFFTIMLPIGKMLFKDKKKRAIFLISSLVGNTANLGIPLGIAIFGEESVPYTTMINLANVFFVNTIGVYIYSSGNFSPKESLMNVIKMPILWSAIAALIVNFLNVQIPESIAENLKLGAYASIVIQLLLFGIYLSQVRVEHIDWLLVKTVGLIKFFLLPGVSWILLKGTSIEPFIASVLLMELITPLAIANVNFAALFHCRPKDVAALVFVTSLFFLIYFAVIWPIVH, from the coding sequence ATGATTTCACTACTAATTTCAATACTCGGTATCTATTTTTTTGTTATGCTAGGTAGCATAGCCAAATGGCACTTTAAAAATGAGTTGCAAGAACGCTCTTTGATTCTTGTTTCAGTCTATATTTTACAACCATTTTTAACCTTCTGGGGACTGACAACAAGACCTTTTGAGCCTGATATTTTTGAAGCACCTATATGGTATCTCATAATTGTTTTAAGCTTTTTTACCATAATGCTGCCTATAGGCAAAATGCTCTTTAAAGATAAGAAAAAAAGGGCAATATTTCTTATCTCTTCACTCGTTGGAAATACTGCAAACCTTGGAATACCACTGGGAATTGCCATATTTGGTGAAGAGAGTGTACCATATACAACAATGATCAACCTTGCAAATGTCTTTTTTGTAAATACAATAGGAGTCTATATATACTCCTCTGGAAACTTCAGTCCAAAAGAGTCACTGATGAATGTTATAAAAATGCCTATTTTATGGAGTGCCATTGCTGCTTTAATAGTTAATTTCTTAAATGTTCAGATCCCTGAATCTATTGCAGAAAACTTGAAACTAGGAGCTTATGCATCTATTGTCATACAACTTTTGCTATTTGGAATTTACCTATCACAAGTAAGAGTTGAACATATTGACTGGCTTTTGGTAAAAACAGTAGGTCTTATAAAATTTTTCTTACTTCCTGGTGTTTCGTGGATTTTATTAAAAGGAACATCAATAGAACCTTTTATTGCATCTGTTTTGTTAATGGAGCTTATAACCCCTTTGGCAATTGCTAATGTAAACTTTGCTGCCCTATTCCACTGTCGTCCAAAGGATGTAGCTGCACTTGTATTTGTAACCTCTCTATTTTTCTTAATCTACTTTGCTGTTATTTGGCCAATAGTTCATTGA
- a CDS encoding exonuclease domain-containing protein: MKFVILDTETTGAEEQDRICQLAYIVAVPNLVGTQIDEVYEDFCKPPLPISFGAMAVHHITNEMVEKKPICIETKSYQNLQELNSPGNVLVIQNAPFDIAMLEKEGFVPQMPLIDTLRCLRHLYPDLESHGLQYVRYAFGLYKSEAKEAKSIGLKIQAHDALGDVLVLKLLLDYLLAKHSVEELVELTKKPIMYKTFKFGKYKGEDIIEVAKKDPGYLEWMLMEKDGEDSLDEDWKYTLQRALELTEVEAVWLFPFGKYKGQSVEEVAKFDIGYLRWSLENMDKLSEGMKKAIRKFI, encoded by the coding sequence ATGAAATTTGTAATACTTGATACAGAAACTACTGGTGCAGAAGAGCAAGATCGTATTTGTCAGTTAGCATATATTGTAGCAGTTCCTAATTTGGTAGGAACACAGATAGATGAGGTATATGAAGACTTTTGTAAACCTCCTCTTCCAATCTCTTTTGGAGCAATGGCTGTACATCACATTACCAATGAAATGGTTGAGAAAAAACCTATTTGTATAGAGACAAAAAGTTATCAAAACCTTCAAGAGCTTAACAGTCCGGGAAATGTACTGGTCATTCAAAATGCTCCTTTTGATATAGCAATGCTGGAAAAAGAGGGATTTGTTCCTCAAATGCCTTTAATAGATACACTTCGTTGTCTACGTCATCTATATCCTGATCTTGAGTCACACGGTTTACAGTATGTTCGATATGCTTTTGGTCTCTATAAAAGTGAAGCAAAAGAGGCAAAATCAATTGGACTTAAGATACAGGCACATGATGCACTTGGTGATGTTTTGGTTTTGAAGCTTTTACTTGATTATCTTTTAGCAAAACATAGTGTTGAAGAGCTTGTAGAGTTAACAAAAAAACCTATAATGTATAAAACATTTAAATTTGGTAAATATAAGGGTGAAGATATTATAGAAGTTGCAAAGAAAGATCCAGGTTATTTGGAGTGGATGTTAATGGAAAAGGATGGTGAAGATAGTTTAGATGAAGATTGGAAGTACACACTTCAAAGAGCACTTGAATTAACTGAAGTTGAAGCCGTGTGGCTATTTCCATTTGGCAAATATAAAGGTCAAAGTGTTGAAGAGGTTGCTAAGTTTGATATTGGTTATTTAAGATGGAGCTTAGAAAATATGGATAAACTCTCTGAAGGTATGAAAAAAGCAATTAGAAAGTTTATATAA
- a CDS encoding EAL domain-containing protein, whose product MKKHYSILIKKLQKFHKHNALMHNYNLKFSEDAILDEIEKFIKTFEIAPCSIETAADKLCKIFVKHDIPFAILSDDLEIIKDTLISTVEPKRVEEINNYFAELKNSIAFKFLIMAAKRHEPIISGSYKEKILYKIHAEWQENLRNAIIENDMSKFPIYDSISCPFIAALNYPESKMVCNELNICEYLRSTHTKLHELAATFAYLLTQKHYKSAYILYNEIREYSERLMNLIGVLYFNAQLDRTKTFKRYIHKAIPTQKQSYIAVFDIYSMKHINTFYNPKVGDMVIEMVDQSLKQVYSDNQEFMVYTRGVGGDYYLFFEDFLLEDVKTVIDEFNKDLQNRIQNCPSLPVFSVKQGVIEITPPFTLENDEIRTIFIYLKEKLKNSESPLFLTSESAQKDMLHWINNHYKHITYLKKMLDNGNIEIFLQPISRIHNPDNIHAFEVLARIKENDKYIPAGAFIDLLIDMKLIGRLDHLILDKIIHYKDLISIFATKLFINVSADTLLEKDYVKKLIDAIRGPLIGTEIIVELTEQVLLENLGLIVKLHKEHGLIFAIDDFGTGYSSLQTVIKLAEDGIIQYLKFDGSLTRTMEHSESTRRIIHIASKMSHSLGLESIIECVETEKQRRELEEFGIEYAQGYFIGRPQSVEAWHLNRKEKGYI is encoded by the coding sequence ATGAAAAAACATTACAGTATACTTATTAAAAAACTACAAAAATTTCATAAACATAATGCACTTATGCATAATTACAATCTTAAATTCAGTGAAGATGCCATTCTTGATGAAATTGAAAAATTTATCAAAACATTTGAAATAGCACCATGTTCTATTGAAACAGCAGCAGATAAACTTTGCAAAATATTTGTAAAACATGATATTCCTTTTGCAATTTTATCAGATGATCTAGAAATTATTAAAGATACACTAATCTCTACCGTTGAACCTAAAAGAGTAGAAGAGATAAATAACTATTTTGCAGAGTTAAAAAACAGTATCGCTTTTAAGTTTCTCATTATGGCAGCAAAACGACATGAGCCAATTATCTCTGGAAGTTACAAAGAAAAAATACTATATAAGATACATGCTGAATGGCAAGAAAATTTACGCAATGCTATTATTGAAAATGATATGAGTAAATTTCCTATATATGATAGCATCTCATGTCCTTTTATAGCTGCACTTAACTATCCAGAGTCTAAAATGGTTTGTAATGAATTAAATATTTGCGAATATTTACGTTCTACACATACAAAACTGCACGAGCTAGCAGCTACCTTTGCTTATCTACTTACACAAAAGCACTATAAATCGGCATATATACTTTATAATGAAATAAGAGAATATAGTGAACGACTGATGAATCTAATAGGTGTTCTCTACTTTAATGCACAACTTGATAGAACTAAAACATTTAAAAGATACATTCATAAAGCCATTCCTACACAAAAACAATCTTATATTGCTGTATTTGACATTTATAGTATGAAACATATTAATACTTTCTATAATCCAAAAGTAGGTGATATGGTTATTGAAATGGTAGATCAATCTTTAAAGCAGGTCTATAGTGATAATCAAGAATTTATGGTTTATACTAGAGGGGTAGGAGGAGACTACTATCTCTTTTTTGAAGATTTTTTACTTGAAGATGTTAAAACGGTAATAGATGAATTTAATAAAGACCTTCAGAATAGAATCCAAAATTGCCCTTCTCTTCCAGTTTTTAGTGTAAAACAGGGAGTAATAGAAATAACACCTCCTTTTACTCTGGAAAATGATGAGATAAGAACAATCTTTATCTATCTTAAAGAGAAGCTAAAAAATAGTGAATCACCTCTTTTCTTGACATCAGAGTCAGCTCAAAAAGATATGTTACACTGGATCAATAACCACTATAAGCATATTACATATCTTAAAAAAATGCTTGATAATGGAAATATAGAAATTTTCTTGCAACCAATTTCACGTATTCATAATCCTGATAATATACATGCTTTTGAAGTTCTTGCACGTATTAAAGAGAATGATAAATATATACCTGCAGGGGCTTTCATTGATCTGCTAATAGACATGAAACTTATTGGTCGTTTGGACCACTTGATTTTAGATAAAATCATACACTATAAAGATTTAATCAGTATATTTGCAACCAAGCTTTTCATAAATGTTTCAGCAGATACACTGCTTGAAAAAGATTATGTGAAAAAACTAATAGATGCAATAAGAGGACCTCTTATTGGTACTGAAATAATTGTAGAGTTAACAGAGCAGGTATTGCTGGAAAATTTGGGATTGATTGTAAAACTGCATAAAGAGCATGGGCTTATATTTGCAATTGATGATTTTGGTACCGGATACAGCTCACTTCAAACAGTCATAAAACTTGCAGAAGATGGCATCATACAGTACCTAAAATTTGATGGTTCTCTTACAAGAACAATGGAGCATTCAGAATCAACAAGAAGAATTATTCATATTGCTTCTAAAATGAGCCACTCTTTGGGACTTGAATCTATAATTGAGTGTGTAGAGACTGAAAAACAGCGCAGAGAGCTGGAAGAGTTTGGAATTGAGTATGCTCAGGGCTATTTTATTGGTCGTCCGCAAAGTGTTGAAGCATGGCATTTAAACAGAAAAGAGAAAGGGTATATATAA
- a CDS encoding sensor histidine kinase — protein sequence MSALKDTDTNIYQSERQTLIRFLGLYTFLALLIVILGSTIYYKLQKDLMLQTKRLELVEFSKELIDGLKLLHIYFDRYRTYPRNPLYRSAIYDADKVQIFSTLKDNENVNLDKVIYTTDKAIHYIHILDSYYLGAKYVVVEIDNNGKWFIQTWKDIFIYSSLLLILFLLAGIVLVRLFLAPMRNAINLLDRFIKDTTHELNTPVNAILSNIEMIDKEKLDPKLEKKIRRIEIAARTISNIYQDLTYLILHHKIASQNQEIDISQLIKERIDYFKILADSKNILIKTDIKLNIKLYIDKGKFTRLFDNLLSNAIKYNKRGGEIFIFLEEGKLIVKDSGKGMNEKEIKEAFSRYKRFDTTVGGFGIGLNIVSLIAKEYNLNIKIDSQKGKGSEVIIRWDDYI from the coding sequence TTGTCAGCATTAAAAGATACGGATACAAATATTTACCAGAGTGAAAGACAAACTCTCATACGCTTCCTAGGACTCTATACTTTTTTGGCACTGCTCATTGTAATTTTAGGATCAACTATCTACTATAAACTACAAAAAGATTTAATGCTTCAAACAAAACGTTTAGAACTTGTGGAGTTTTCAAAAGAGCTAATAGATGGATTGAAGCTTCTTCACATATATTTTGACCGTTATCGTACCTATCCACGTAATCCACTTTACCGATCAGCCATTTATGATGCCGATAAAGTACAGATATTCTCAACACTTAAAGATAATGAGAATGTAAATCTAGATAAAGTCATCTACACAACAGATAAAGCTATACACTACATTCATATTTTAGACTCTTACTACCTTGGTGCAAAATATGTTGTAGTTGAAATCGATAATAATGGCAAATGGTTTATTCAAACTTGGAAAGATATATTTATATACTCAAGCTTGTTGCTCATACTCTTTTTACTTGCAGGTATTGTACTGGTTCGCCTTTTCCTCGCTCCTATGCGAAATGCTATCAATCTGCTTGATCGTTTCATAAAAGATACAACACACGAATTAAATACACCGGTAAATGCTATTTTGAGCAATATTGAAATGATTGATAAAGAGAAGCTTGATCCAAAACTGGAAAAAAAGATTAGACGTATTGAAATTGCAGCAAGGACAATAAGCAATATTTATCAAGACCTTACATACCTAATATTACACCATAAAATAGCTTCACAAAATCAAGAGATTGATATTAGTCAGCTAATAAAAGAGCGTATAGACTATTTTAAAATTCTAGCTGATTCTAAAAATATTTTGATTAAAACTGATATAAAACTAAATATAAAGTTATATATTGACAAAGGAAAGTTTACCAGACTGTTTGATAACCTCCTATCCAATGCAATAAAATACAATAAAAGAGGCGGTGAGATTTTTATTTTTTTAGAAGAAGGCAAACTTATAGTTAAAGATAGTGGTAAAGGTATGAATGAAAAAGAGATAAAAGAGGCATTTAGTCGTTACAAACGATTTGATACAACTGTTGGAGGCTTTGGAATTGGTCTTAATATAGTTAGCTTGATTGCAAAAGAGTATAACTTAAATATAAAAATAGACTCTCAAAAAGGGAAAGGATCGGAGGTTATCATTAGATGGGACGATTATATTTAA